GCGAAAATCACTGGAGTTACTTGAAAATTTATTTGTTTTTTCTACCAACACTATTTGACAAAGAGCCAAACAAAAAAGCCCACAAACATTGTGTTTGTGAGCTCTGTAAAATCCAACCAATTATCTTTTTGAGAATTGAGGACTTCTTCTTGCTTTTTTCTTTCCGTATTTCTTTCTTTCAACCATTCTTGAGTCTCTAGTTAAGAATCCAGCTTCTCTTAAAGCAGCTTTTAAAGTTTCATCAGATAATAAAAGTGCTCTTGATACTCCGTGTCTGATAGCTCCAGCTTGTCCAGAGTTTCCTCCTCCAACTACATTAACTCTTACTTCAAATTTATCTAAAGTTTCAGTTAATACTAATGGTTGCTCAACTATTCTAGAAAGAATTTGTCTTCCTCCAAAATATTCAGACATAGGTTTTCCATTTATTACAATTCCTTTTCCTCCAGGAATTAATCTTACTCTTGCTACAGAAGTTTTTCTTCTACCAGTTCCTCTATATTGAATCATTTCAGCCACTGTCATTTACCCCCTATTAAAATTCTACCTTTACTGGTTTTTGTGCTGTATGTGCATGTTCTGCACCTGCGAACACTCTTAATCTTGTTAGTTGTTCTCTTCCTAATTTATTTTTTGGAAGCATTCTTTTAACAGCTAGCATTAGTAGTTCTTCTGGTTTTTTTTCTAAGATTTCTCCTAGTCTTCTTTCTCTTATTCCTCCTGGGAATCCTGAGTGGTTGTAGTATTTTTTGTCAGTTAATTTGTTTCCTGTTACAACAATTTTAGCTGCGTTAGTAACTACTACATAATCTCCTCCATCAACGTGTGGAGTGAAAGTTAATTTTTCTTTACCCATTAATTTTTTAGCTATTTCAGTCGCTAATCTTCCTAATATTTGCCCTTCAGCGTCATAATG
This is a stretch of genomic DNA from Fusobacterium varium. It encodes these proteins:
- the rplM gene encoding 50S ribosomal protein L13; amino-acid sequence: MKKYTFMQRKEDVVREWHHYDAEGQILGRLATEIAKKLMGKEKLTFTPHVDGGDYVVVTNAAKIVVTGNKLTDKKYYNHSGFPGGIRERRLGEILEKKPEELLMLAVKRMLPKNKLGREQLTRLRVFAGAEHAHTAQKPVKVEF
- the rpsI gene encoding 30S ribosomal protein S9; the encoded protein is MAEMIQYRGTGRRKTSVARVRLIPGGKGIVINGKPMSEYFGGRQILSRIVEQPLVLTETLDKFEVRVNVVGGGNSGQAGAIRHGVSRALLLSDETLKAALREAGFLTRDSRMVERKKYGKKKARRSPQFSKR